Proteins encoded together in one uncultured Sphaerochaeta sp. window:
- a CDS encoding zinc-binding alcohol dehydrogenase family protein, whose amino-acid sequence MKVLQVTKPHELLVADREIRALGVGEVLVDVKRVGVCGSDLLIYNGDNPFSVYPRVIGHEIAGVVAKVAPDVMDFSVGDRVCIDPVLNCGVCDACRRGHPNVCSNLQVMGVHTDGGFASQFIAPSKNLYKIPEHLSWEAAVLVEPFSIGSNICDRTRITRGDRVLIVGSGVIGNTVLMTARMLGAEVIMCDILDEKLETAKALGARDTINSSKSDIQEEVMRLTHGDGVTVVVDAASLPSLFLPLLECIAPGGRMGILGFSKKEAVVNQFEITRKEITIIGSRLNNRRFPDVIETFAKGLLHPELLLEGVYPFAEAESIIHNLAVSGMHNGKTVISFP is encoded by the coding sequence ATGAAAGTTTTGCAAGTTACAAAGCCGCATGAGCTTTTGGTAGCTGATAGAGAGATACGTGCCCTTGGGGTAGGAGAGGTGCTTGTTGATGTCAAACGTGTTGGCGTTTGTGGGTCTGATTTACTCATTTATAATGGAGATAACCCATTCTCTGTCTATCCAAGGGTTATAGGGCATGAGATCGCTGGTGTCGTTGCAAAGGTAGCTCCTGATGTTATGGATTTTTCTGTGGGAGATCGAGTCTGTATTGATCCGGTCCTCAACTGTGGGGTCTGTGATGCATGCAGACGCGGTCATCCAAATGTTTGTTCCAATTTGCAGGTGATGGGTGTGCATACCGATGGAGGATTTGCCTCCCAGTTTATTGCTCCAAGTAAAAATCTCTATAAGATTCCTGAGCATTTGAGCTGGGAAGCTGCAGTTCTGGTGGAACCCTTCTCCATCGGTTCAAACATCTGTGATCGAACACGTATTACAAGGGGCGACAGAGTACTTATAGTTGGCAGTGGTGTAATAGGCAATACTGTCCTTATGACAGCAAGAATGCTTGGTGCCGAAGTCATCATGTGTGATATCTTGGACGAAAAGCTTGAGACTGCGAAGGCCTTGGGTGCTCGCGATACCATAAACAGTTCAAAGTCAGACATACAAGAAGAAGTGATGCGCCTTACACACGGTGATGGAGTGACCGTGGTGGTGGACGCAGCAAGCCTTCCTTCTCTCTTCTTGCCTCTGTTGGAGTGTATTGCTCCCGGTGGACGTATGGGGATTCTTGGTTTCTCGAAGAAAGAAGCTGTTGTGAACCAATTTGAAATTACAAGAAAAGAAATTACTATTATTGGTTCCAGACTGAACAATAGAAGATTTCCTGATGTGATTGAGACTTTTGCTAAGGGTTTGTTGCATCCTGAGTTGTTGCTCGAGGGAGTATATCCCTTTGCAGAAGCTGAATCCATCATTCATAATCTCGCTGTATCAGGGATGCATAACGGAAAGACTGTCATAAGCTTTCCCTAA
- a CDS encoding TRAP transporter substrate-binding protein: protein MKKAFLVVALAILSLSMVFAAGSKEEGSTKGQYVIKTGIGYNDQSLQYKTLEFMKAHLEDATEGVVTMELYHSSTLGDDLAILEGLQLGTVEMFCGTIGPASQWSNAVKLFDLPFLFTSYEEVDALLDGPVGQEVLDSLKPAGMIGIGYWENGFRQLTNSKRAVRTPEDIVGLKLRTMPTPVPLATFKLLGANPTPMNFGEVFTALQQGVVDGQENPWETILANKFYEVQKYATNTGHVYSPFGVIFSQKFWDKLPAEYQESVREAVFAARDFNRAKARESEQEIIAELSKYMEITILAPEEIKPFQELTRPVYDQFAEEIGPELVQKAIDFLENL from the coding sequence ATGAAAAAAGCGTTTCTGGTAGTCGCATTGGCGATCTTGTCACTGTCTATGGTTTTTGCTGCAGGCAGTAAGGAAGAAGGTTCTACAAAAGGTCAGTATGTAATCAAGACTGGTATTGGGTATAATGACCAGTCATTACAGTATAAGACTTTGGAATTCATGAAAGCTCATCTTGAAGATGCTACAGAGGGTGTTGTGACCATGGAGTTGTATCACTCCAGTACTCTCGGTGACGACCTTGCTATTCTTGAGGGTCTTCAACTTGGTACTGTAGAGATGTTCTGTGGAACAATTGGACCTGCTTCTCAATGGTCGAATGCAGTAAAATTGTTTGACCTTCCCTTCCTGTTCACTTCCTATGAAGAGGTTGACGCCCTTCTTGATGGTCCTGTTGGTCAAGAAGTCCTTGATTCTCTCAAACCTGCCGGTATGATCGGAATTGGGTATTGGGAAAATGGATTCAGGCAGTTGACCAATAGTAAGCGTGCAGTTCGCACTCCTGAGGATATCGTTGGACTTAAGCTGAGAACTATGCCCACCCCTGTTCCCCTTGCTACTTTCAAATTGCTTGGCGCAAATCCTACCCCGATGAATTTCGGTGAAGTATTTACCGCACTTCAGCAGGGTGTTGTTGATGGACAGGAAAATCCTTGGGAAACAATTCTTGCAAACAAGTTCTACGAAGTTCAGAAGTATGCAACCAACACTGGGCATGTTTATTCTCCCTTTGGTGTGATTTTCTCTCAGAAATTCTGGGATAAGCTTCCTGCTGAATACCAGGAATCTGTTCGAGAAGCAGTTTTTGCTGCCCGTGATTTCAATAGAGCTAAAGCACGTGAATCAGAACAGGAGATTATTGCAGAGTTGAGCAAGTACATGGAAATTACTATTCTTGCTCCTGAAGAAATTAAACCTTTCCAGGAGTTGACTAGGCCTGTGTATGATCAGTTCGCCGAAGAAATTGGCCCTGAACTGGTTCAGAAGGCAATTGATTTCTTGGAAAATTTGTAA
- a CDS encoding IS66 family transposase, which yields MDDMKITKENLARMSREDLAALALNLSSIVQKKDEEIANLRELYKLRTAERYLPSSEQIGWLFQELEILDAVLSEIPGKEEATEVAAHSRKKRPRVNACTAPAGTPVCDVFHTEGCDDVITGNDGISYKRVEDKVISKIAVVPRKIVVERHHYPQYRTLDVEADRDNNKRILFPSKTSTLGASPSLVAGVVVSKFDDHLPLYRQEEIFRRDGYFLPRQKLASWVITYYEELLPFVEYLKKRVYRSAFISKDETRVSVLNVKGPSGKVSKNGFMYITIGDTYDVQTRKTQSLVLLDYIQGRSREVLFEDMTKHGYTSHLMTDGLKGYLTYDKHCVCWVHAVRQLKKILKLNKHDMHALEIVKEVAKLYDIDEQYRKMLRCGEISTEQFLAARKQESEEVIDNVYAMAEDTRRQYSPKGAMGKALDYLYTYKPYMRTYLDVVEATPSNNSCELVAKAFATGRKNWLFSQSVDGADASAFFYSMIETAKRSSLNPMDYVEALCTFGPGCSTDEQREALLPWNIDLSILDELRNRRLNAKPDPQRTTVYNFVGATR from the coding sequence ATGGACGATATGAAGATCACGAAGGAAAACCTAGCCCGGATGTCACGTGAGGACCTTGCTGCATTGGCTCTCAACCTTTCTTCGATCGTTCAGAAAAAGGATGAGGAAATCGCTAATCTCAGGGAGCTGTACAAGCTCAGGACAGCAGAGCGATACCTCCCCTCATCCGAACAGATCGGCTGGTTGTTCCAGGAACTTGAGATCCTGGATGCAGTGCTTTCGGAAATTCCCGGGAAAGAGGAAGCCACCGAGGTTGCGGCACACAGCCGGAAGAAGCGCCCAAGGGTCAATGCCTGCACAGCACCTGCCGGAACCCCTGTATGCGATGTATTCCATACCGAGGGATGTGACGATGTGATCACCGGCAATGACGGTATTTCCTACAAGCGGGTCGAGGACAAGGTGATCAGCAAGATTGCCGTCGTTCCCCGCAAGATCGTGGTCGAGCGCCATCACTATCCCCAGTACCGCACACTTGATGTGGAAGCGGACAGGGACAACAACAAGAGGATCCTCTTTCCTTCCAAAACATCGACGCTAGGGGCATCCCCCAGCCTGGTGGCGGGTGTGGTGGTCAGCAAGTTTGACGACCACCTTCCCCTGTACCGGCAGGAGGAAATCTTCCGCAGGGATGGCTACTTCCTCCCAAGGCAGAAGCTGGCCTCCTGGGTGATAACCTACTACGAGGAGTTGCTTCCCTTTGTGGAGTACCTCAAGAAGCGGGTCTACCGTTCGGCATTCATAAGCAAGGACGAGACCAGGGTCTCGGTGCTGAATGTGAAGGGCCCTTCGGGCAAGGTTTCGAAGAACGGGTTCATGTACATAACCATAGGCGACACCTACGACGTGCAGACGCGCAAGACCCAGAGTCTCGTGCTGCTGGACTACATCCAGGGCCGTTCACGTGAGGTATTGTTCGAGGATATGACCAAGCATGGCTACACATCCCACCTGATGACCGATGGGCTCAAGGGATATCTCACCTATGACAAGCATTGCGTCTGCTGGGTCCATGCAGTACGACAGCTGAAGAAGATCCTCAAGCTCAACAAGCATGACATGCATGCACTGGAGATTGTCAAGGAAGTGGCCAAGCTCTATGACATCGATGAGCAGTACAGGAAGATGCTCCGTTGCGGGGAAATCTCAACAGAGCAGTTCCTTGCCGCCAGAAAGCAGGAATCCGAAGAGGTCATCGACAATGTGTATGCCATGGCCGAGGACACCCGCAGGCAGTACTCCCCGAAAGGGGCGATGGGAAAGGCCCTTGACTACCTGTACACCTACAAGCCGTACATGAGGACCTACCTGGATGTTGTCGAGGCGACCCCTTCGAACAATTCGTGCGAATTGGTGGCCAAAGCATTTGCGACAGGTCGCAAAAATTGGCTTTTTTCCCAATCCGTCGATGGAGCAGATGCCTCAGCCTTCTTCTACTCAATGATAGAGACGGCCAAACGATCTTCCCTCAATCCAATGGATTATGTGGAGGCCCTCTGTACCTTCGGTCCCGGCTGCAGCACCGACGAGCAGCGTGAGGCCCTGCTGCCGTGGAACATTGATCTCTCAATACTGGATGAGCTGAGAAACAGGCGTTTGAATGCTAAACCTGATCCACAGAGAACCACGGTATACAACTTCGTTGGCGCCACTAGATAG
- the tnpB gene encoding IS66 family insertion sequence element accessory protein TnpB (TnpB, as the term is used for proteins encoded by IS66 family insertion elements, is considered an accessory protein, since TnpC, encoded by a neighboring gene, is a DDE family transposase.), giving the protein MDINLEDYDFYIKPGVTDMRKGSPSLAYIVQNEMRLEPFSKSVFLFCGGTRRTIKAIVWDRNGWVEIIKRLECGSSFRWPNTEEEALQVEIPDLLLLLKGYDVWRRFPVLNPRYVG; this is encoded by the coding sequence ATGGATATCAATCTTGAGGATTATGATTTTTACATCAAGCCAGGGGTAACGGATATGAGGAAAGGATCCCCCAGCCTGGCATACATCGTTCAGAACGAGATGAGACTCGAGCCCTTTTCCAAGTCGGTGTTCTTGTTTTGCGGCGGAACCAGGAGAACGATAAAGGCAATTGTCTGGGACCGCAACGGCTGGGTCGAGATCATCAAGCGGCTTGAATGTGGCTCATCGTTCAGATGGCCCAACACCGAGGAAGAGGCGCTCCAGGTGGAAATTCCAGACCTGCTCCTGTTGCTGAAAGGCTATGATGTCTGGAGAAGGTTTCCCGTTCTCAATCCAAGATATGTAGGCTAA
- a CDS encoding TRAP transporter large permease — protein MLFVSILFGIPIVFGMAIANLVMLKIMDFPMVSYAQKLFNGMDSFALLAVPFYMFVGEVMNRGGIAKRLMVFSDTLVGHIKGGLGHVNILSSMFFGGISGSAIADTAAIGGLLIPTMEEEGYDPAYSAAVTASSSVIGIIIPPSIPFILYGVTTSTSISRMFIGGIIPGILAGLILMLVTLLTVDKNKVDKNNGQKKRFVIKNVFLSLKDAWAALIIPFIIVVGILAGVFTATEAGVVAAILALLLGLFVFKELKIKDLPQVIFNTSKTTASVLFLCGNASVTAYLLTLAQVPQELAIMFGSLSENPMVIIIVANVLLLLVGFVMDITPAILILGPVLLPVMTNFGVDPIFWGVIMCVNLGIGLITPPVGTVLFVAAGITKIKMEQLVKAIIPFFIGMVGLLLLLIIFPQLITYLPYLLLPVK, from the coding sequence GTGTTATTCGTTAGTATCTTGTTCGGTATTCCAATTGTTTTCGGTATGGCTATCGCAAACCTTGTGATGCTGAAGATTATGGATTTTCCCATGGTCAGCTATGCACAAAAGCTATTCAATGGAATGGATAGTTTCGCCTTGCTTGCAGTTCCTTTTTATATGTTCGTGGGAGAAGTGATGAACCGCGGCGGTATTGCAAAGCGCCTTATGGTTTTTTCCGATACCCTAGTTGGGCATATCAAAGGTGGTCTTGGGCACGTAAATATTCTCTCAAGTATGTTTTTTGGTGGAATATCTGGAAGTGCCATTGCAGATACGGCTGCAATCGGGGGCCTGCTTATTCCCACCATGGAAGAGGAAGGCTATGACCCGGCTTACTCGGCAGCAGTAACCGCTTCGTCTTCAGTTATCGGAATCATCATCCCCCCAAGTATCCCATTTATCCTATATGGGGTAACTACCAGCACCTCTATTTCAAGAATGTTCATTGGGGGAATTATTCCTGGTATTCTTGCTGGTTTGATATTGATGCTTGTCACCCTGCTAACAGTTGATAAAAATAAAGTTGACAAGAATAACGGGCAAAAGAAACGCTTCGTCATAAAGAATGTTTTTCTATCACTGAAAGATGCCTGGGCCGCTCTCATCATTCCATTTATTATTGTTGTGGGAATCCTGGCTGGTGTTTTTACTGCAACAGAGGCTGGGGTGGTAGCTGCAATCTTAGCTTTATTGCTTGGGCTGTTTGTCTTTAAAGAGCTTAAAATCAAGGATTTACCTCAGGTTATATTCAATACGAGCAAGACAACAGCTTCGGTTCTCTTCCTTTGCGGAAATGCATCTGTAACAGCATATCTCTTGACTTTGGCACAAGTTCCTCAGGAATTGGCGATTATGTTTGGTTCGCTGAGTGAAAATCCAATGGTCATTATCATTGTTGCCAATGTACTATTATTGTTGGTTGGTTTTGTCATGGACATAACTCCTGCAATTCTTATTCTTGGCCCTGTGTTACTGCCAGTAATGACGAACTTTGGGGTGGATCCCATCTTCTGGGGTGTTATCATGTGTGTGAATCTGGGTATCGGTCTTATAACCCCTCCAGTAGGTACTGTTTTATTTGTGGCTGCAGGAATTACCAAGATCAAGATGGAGCAACTGGTAAAAGCGATAATTCCTTTCTTCATAGGGATGGTTGGCCTTTTGCTACTATTGATTATATTCCCTCAACTTATTACCTATCTTCCATATCTCTTACTTCCAGTTAAATAA
- a CDS encoding lactate racemase domain-containing protein, which translates to MLYCAEQQLEGEITLNQLDAVIEKVVKSLSAERQLRKVLVIPPDYTRFHSRSGQITSKLYKLLGNAITMVLPALGTHYKMTDEEKSSMFKGVPLSLFHDHDHKTEVVRLGSIGSDEIARISKGAVSFDWPIEVSRLLVEEQWDLIISIGQVVPHEVAGMSNYTKNTLVGVGGKECIDKSHYVGAICNMETIMGQVHNPVRDLLNLGSDRFLSHLPIVYIQTVVAPDMKGGTILKGVFASDDVQSYERAAALAQKVNIFLLDRRPKKVVVLLDENEYKSTWVGNKSIYRARLAIADGGELIILAPGLHTFGENPCADSFIRTYGYRGIEYIKQCIENDPELANNLGSASHLIHGSTEGRFSIRYCPGNLNKEEIEQVGFSYGSLSEYASRYNPATLCDGWNNVDGEEIFYISNPGLGLWAYKEKFEAK; encoded by the coding sequence ATGTTGTATTGTGCTGAACAACAGTTGGAGGGAGAGATAACCCTCAATCAACTTGATGCTGTTATTGAAAAGGTAGTCAAGAGTCTTTCAGCTGAAAGACAGCTGAGAAAAGTACTGGTCATTCCGCCTGATTATACAAGATTTCACTCTCGTTCCGGTCAGATCACCAGTAAACTCTATAAGCTGCTCGGTAATGCCATCACAATGGTGCTTCCTGCATTGGGAACGCATTACAAGATGACCGATGAAGAAAAAAGCTCGATGTTCAAAGGAGTACCACTTTCTTTGTTTCATGATCATGACCATAAGACTGAAGTTGTTCGGCTTGGTTCCATTGGAAGTGATGAGATTGCACGTATTTCAAAGGGAGCTGTTTCTTTCGATTGGCCGATAGAGGTGAGTCGGCTTTTGGTTGAAGAACAGTGGGACCTAATCATCTCGATTGGGCAGGTGGTTCCCCATGAAGTCGCAGGAATGTCCAATTATACCAAGAATACCTTGGTAGGAGTTGGGGGCAAAGAATGTATCGATAAGAGCCATTACGTTGGTGCTATTTGTAACATGGAAACAATTATGGGTCAGGTTCATAATCCTGTTCGTGATCTGCTCAATCTTGGCTCAGATCGATTCCTTTCGCATTTACCTATAGTGTATATCCAGACTGTAGTAGCCCCGGACATGAAGGGTGGTACCATTTTGAAGGGTGTATTTGCTTCTGATGATGTGCAAAGCTACGAACGTGCTGCCGCCCTAGCACAGAAGGTTAATATTTTCTTGCTCGATAGACGTCCTAAGAAAGTCGTTGTCTTGCTTGATGAAAATGAATATAAAAGTACTTGGGTAGGTAACAAAAGCATCTATCGCGCTCGGCTTGCAATAGCTGATGGGGGAGAACTGATTATCTTGGCCCCGGGGCTTCATACCTTTGGAGAAAACCCTTGTGCCGATTCTTTTATCAGAACCTATGGCTATAGGGGAATTGAGTACATCAAGCAATGTATAGAAAATGACCCGGAGCTGGCGAACAATCTCGGTTCTGCGAGTCATCTGATTCATGGATCTACTGAAGGTAGGTTCTCTATCAGGTACTGCCCAGGCAACCTCAATAAAGAGGAGATTGAACAGGTCGGTTTCTCTTACGGTTCACTGTCAGAATATGCAAGTCGTTATAATCCTGCCACGCTCTGTGATGGTTGGAATAATGTTGATGGCGAAGAGATTTTCTATATATCAAATCCAGGTCTTGGGTTGTGGGCATATAAAGAGAAATTTGAAGCCAAGTAA
- a CDS encoding FGGY-family carbohydrate kinase, which translates to MKLLALEISTSSHKAQYYDTLTGYSRVLSARNIVTASIDELCNQVILLGRNVAEGNTVDRITTAGTWHSLVVCNARHTPVMPLSDWMDIPSRSLCDTLRKDDSFVDSYYHQSGAMVNAIYPFFTLLKLQKEGALSTQHRVSSLASYLHYRLTGAWKETASMLSGMGLLSTQDTSIHQMAKDLNCTIAPLAAWDCVSPLSEEAGRILGQKAGIAVLPPFPDGSLNQVGSEAEDEQIMTLSMGTSAALRLSVSFPWFSPTRSTWLYRSPTSYLLGAATSGCANCVDWYKTLAFAPDISYAMIEQPLKHETEIPIFLPFIAGERCPGWIDTRQSSFHDLVASTSASVMYQAVLAGVVANIYQCYEQILKSSQEIKTIRLSGGVLQSSFWKHMCCNYFGLPMEEDTQAQASLFGALVLASRSVGEDLFKTLAVKRNRLEPDARLHALYQEHYKRYLHWYTKTK; encoded by the coding sequence ATGAAACTACTGGCGTTGGAGATCAGCACAAGCTCACATAAAGCCCAATACTATGATACTCTCACTGGTTACTCTCGTGTGCTTTCTGCTCGTAATATTGTGACAGCAAGTATCGATGAGCTTTGCAATCAGGTAATCTTGCTTGGACGAAACGTTGCTGAAGGTAATACGGTCGACCGTATTACAACAGCGGGGACCTGGCATAGTTTGGTCGTGTGTAACGCACGCCATACCCCTGTTATGCCCCTGAGCGATTGGATGGATATTCCTAGTCGGTCATTGTGCGATACCTTGCGAAAAGATGATTCATTTGTGGATTCGTATTATCACCAAAGTGGAGCCATGGTAAACGCCATCTATCCTTTCTTCACCTTACTCAAACTCCAAAAAGAGGGGGCATTGTCAACACAACATCGGGTAAGTTCACTCGCTTCCTATTTACATTATCGACTCACAGGGGCATGGAAAGAGACTGCCTCTATGTTAAGCGGTATGGGGTTGCTCTCCACCCAAGATACTTCTATCCATCAGATGGCTAAAGACCTGAACTGTACGATTGCCCCTCTTGCTGCATGGGATTGTGTAAGCCCACTCTCTGAAGAAGCTGGTAGGATTCTCGGACAGAAAGCAGGCATAGCCGTGTTGCCACCTTTTCCAGATGGATCACTCAATCAGGTAGGATCTGAAGCGGAAGATGAGCAAATCATGACACTCTCGATGGGTACCAGTGCCGCTTTGCGTCTTTCTGTTTCTTTTCCTTGGTTTTCTCCGACAAGAAGCACTTGGCTTTATCGATCTCCTACTTCGTATCTTCTTGGAGCGGCAACCAGCGGGTGTGCAAATTGTGTCGATTGGTATAAGACTCTTGCCTTTGCTCCTGATATCTCCTATGCAATGATTGAGCAACCGCTTAAGCATGAGACAGAGATTCCCATATTCCTTCCATTTATTGCAGGAGAGCGATGTCCTGGTTGGATCGATACCCGTCAGTCGAGTTTTCATGATCTTGTTGCTTCTACTTCTGCATCTGTAATGTATCAGGCGGTATTGGCGGGGGTTGTAGCCAATATATATCAGTGCTACGAACAGATACTAAAAAGTTCTCAAGAGATCAAAACCATAAGATTATCTGGAGGGGTTCTTCAATCCTCCTTCTGGAAACATATGTGCTGTAATTATTTTGGTCTTCCGATGGAAGAGGATACTCAAGCTCAAGCATCCTTGTTTGGGGCTTTGGTGCTTGCCTCGCGTAGTGTAGGCGAGGATCTGTTTAAGACACTTGCTGTAAAGAGAAATCGTCTAGAGCCGGATGCTAGATTGCATGCACTCTATCAAGAGCATTACAAGCGGTACTTGCATTGGTATACAAAGACAAAATAG
- a CDS encoding phosphoglycerate dehydrogenase — MSSFRILVTARSFGSSDDKALNLLKEHGCEVIHLKATAERSLQEQLVQHIAQADGIIAGLEEYDSLLLETAKNLKVISRYGVGYDAIDVAYAAKKNIQVTITPGTNGSSVADFAMALMLCAARHVPFLNEHAKRGEFVRPIGMEMYKKTLGVIGTGRIGAGVVKRASGFEMKILCHDIYENEELKKNHNVAYVDFDTLIRESDFISIHTPLTDSTYHLFASEVFDRMKSNAILVNTARGGIIDEEALAEALLDNKLGAAALDETESKTSPLLGIDTCILTPHAGACTREASSNMSLMAVQNLLDVLELGNCEHSV, encoded by the coding sequence ATGAGTTCATTTCGCATACTGGTGACTGCACGATCTTTTGGAAGTTCTGATGACAAGGCTTTGAATTTGCTTAAAGAGCATGGGTGTGAAGTTATTCATCTCAAAGCCACAGCTGAAAGAAGTCTTCAAGAGCAACTTGTACAGCATATTGCACAAGCAGATGGTATCATCGCAGGTCTTGAGGAGTATGATAGTCTACTCCTTGAAACAGCCAAGAACCTCAAAGTTATTTCACGATACGGGGTAGGTTATGACGCAATTGATGTGGCCTATGCTGCAAAAAAAAACATACAGGTCACTATAACCCCAGGAACAAATGGATCTTCAGTTGCAGACTTCGCGATGGCTTTGATGCTTTGTGCTGCACGTCATGTGCCTTTTTTAAACGAGCATGCCAAAAGAGGGGAATTTGTACGTCCTATTGGTATGGAAATGTATAAGAAGACACTCGGTGTGATTGGGACAGGACGTATTGGTGCTGGAGTAGTGAAGCGTGCCAGTGGTTTTGAGATGAAGATTTTGTGTCATGACATCTACGAAAACGAGGAACTGAAAAAAAATCATAACGTTGCATATGTGGATTTCGATACCTTGATTAGGGAAAGTGACTTCATTTCAATCCATACGCCACTAACAGATAGTACCTATCATCTCTTTGCTTCCGAGGTCTTTGACCGCATGAAGTCTAACGCTATTCTGGTCAACACTGCCCGTGGGGGTATCATAGATGAAGAGGCTCTTGCAGAGGCCTTGCTCGATAACAAGCTTGGTGCTGCTGCATTGGATGAGACCGAATCAAAGACAAGCCCCCTACTGGGTATTGATACATGTATTCTCACTCCCCACGCTGGTGCATGCACCCGTGAAGCATCTTCCAATATGAGTTTAATGGCAGTGCAGAATCTGCTCGATGTGCTTGAGCTTGGAAATTGTGAACATAGTGTCTGA
- a CDS encoding alpha/beta hydrolase has product MGKRLRKFGKILLWIFAAIAVVLVISSVLHATLFRQRRNAISPYGHMVPVFDGQMHITDLGEGEHTVVLLPGMGVALPSADFGPLQRALAEDYKTVVVEYFGVGFGTTTERERTSDHYVEEIREALRVAGYEPPYVLIPHSISSVYSEHYASLYPNEVEAIISLDGTSTAYFTETPAFVAALLPIAKVQEFLGLTSLLGPLVTNKSDAMELGYTEKELDDMLTFAGFSMNDTLLEQLAYSTEFIRDTMSLPYPKEVPFFKVIAKDTYEKPNPQIPLSPKEYQEQHLERIGAQAQFEVLEGNHFIYQSNAEAIAAIVEKVLADL; this is encoded by the coding sequence ATGGGGAAGAGACTGAGAAAGTTTGGAAAGATACTCCTCTGGATATTTGCGGCTATTGCTGTTGTCTTGGTGATAAGTTCTGTATTGCATGCGACACTCTTCAGACAACGAAGAAATGCTATCTCCCCATACGGGCACATGGTCCCTGTCTTCGATGGACAGATGCACATTACTGATCTAGGTGAGGGTGAACATACCGTGGTATTGCTTCCTGGAATGGGTGTAGCTCTACCATCTGCTGACTTTGGGCCATTGCAACGAGCCTTGGCTGAAGACTATAAAACGGTAGTGGTTGAGTACTTCGGGGTGGGGTTCGGTACCACCACCGAAAGAGAGCGTACCAGCGATCACTATGTGGAAGAGATCAGGGAAGCGCTCAGGGTTGCTGGGTATGAACCACCATATGTGTTGATCCCACACTCAATTTCCAGCGTATACAGCGAACACTACGCTTCCCTCTATCCAAATGAGGTTGAGGCGATCATCAGTTTGGACGGTACATCTACCGCTTACTTCACGGAAACCCCTGCCTTTGTTGCTGCATTGCTCCCCATCGCTAAGGTGCAAGAATTCCTTGGATTAACCAGCTTGCTCGGTCCCCTGGTTACCAATAAGAGTGATGCAATGGAGCTTGGATACACAGAGAAGGAATTGGATGACATGCTTACCTTTGCCGGGTTCTCGATGAATGACACCCTCCTTGAACAGCTAGCATACTCAACCGAATTCATACGCGATACCATGAGTCTTCCCTACCCAAAAGAGGTCCCTTTCTTCAAGGTTATTGCCAAGGACACGTACGAGAAGCCCAATCCACAGATTCCTCTCTCTCCAAAGGAGTACCAGGAACAGCATCTTGAACGTATCGGAGCACAAGCTCAGTTTGAAGTGCTTGAAGGAAACCATTTCATCTACCAGAGTAATGCTGAGGCAATTGCTGCGATTGTAGAAAAGGTGTTGGCCGATTTATAG